The following proteins come from a genomic window of Aricia agestis chromosome 19, ilAriAges1.1, whole genome shotgun sequence:
- the LOC121736647 gene encoding uncharacterized protein LOC121736647, whose protein sequence is MGGRKRSRSKENDYEDLLKKIRKIEHKVRKKRRLPSTSSSESETYRNDITEDWAVEMPLQEESCEADDIEGNIDANITDTENLDLEQDILEILGEDPTSVKSFGDNLHKDIAPRWKHILLNGLSKENRSELLKTYLVPENCTYLKAPKLNLEIKAALTEMNNKKDMYSQSKQNQLGSGLAALGKALNLVLSKTADVNGLIKPLSDAAKLFCDYYFKESQSRRFAAMNTLNKQTKDVIKNTKIDDFLFGCELAEQLKSSKAISKSGIEMRSQVTTARPAARISSTPQAGPSTAARRGALNGRGAPRAAAEPRAPQTTWRQHSARDQSSKKPKNLPRYRSKRR, encoded by the exons atgGGCGGAAGGAAAAGATCACGATCGAAGGAGAATGACTACGAAGATCTCCTTAAAAAAATTAGGAAAATCGAACATAAAGTTAGAAAGAAACGCCGCCTACCCTCAACCTCGTCATCGGAAAGTGAAACATATCGTAATGATATTACGGAAGATTGGGCCG TTGAAATGCCTTTACAAGAGGAATCATGCGAGGCCGACGATATAGAAGGAAACATTGATGCAAATATTACTGACACGGAGAACCTTGACCTAGAACAAGATATTTTGGAAATATTAGGAGAAGATCCAACATCAGTAAAATCCTTTGGAGATAACTTACACAAGGATATTGCTCCTAGGTGGaagcatattttattaaatggccTCTCTAAAGAGAATAGGTctgaattattaaaaacatatttggTACCAGAAAATTGTACATATTTAAAAGCGCCTAAACTTAATCTTGAAATAAAGGCTGCGCTTACGGAGATGAATAACAAAAAAGATATGTACAGCCAAAGTAAGCAAAATCAGTTAGGCAGTGGCCTAGCAGCGCTGGGAAAAGCCCTAAATTTAGTACTTAGTAAAACAGCTGATGTCAATGGATTGATAAAGCCATTGAGTGATGCAGCTAAGTTGTTCTGCGATTATTACTTCAAAGAGTCGCAATCGAGACGGTTCGCTGCCATGAATACCTTGAATAAACAAACAAAAGATGTGATAAAGAATACTAAAAttgatgattttttgtttgGGTGTGAATTGGCTGAACAACTAAAATCCTCAAAAGCAATTTCAAAATCAGGCATTGAAATGCGTTCCCAAGTTACGACGGCTCGTCCTGCAGCCAGAATTTCAAGCACGCCTCAGGCAGGTCCGTCTACCGCAGCCCGGCGTGGGGCTTTAAACGGGAGGGGAGCGCCGCGGGCGGCCGCCGAGCCGCGAGCGCCCCAGACCACCTGGAGACAGCACTCGGCGCGCGACCAGAGCTCCAAGAAGCCCAAAAACCTGCCGCGGTATCGCTCGAAGAGACGTTGA